From the genome of Palaemon carinicauda isolate YSFRI2023 chromosome 6, ASM3689809v2, whole genome shotgun sequence, one region includes:
- the LOC137642688 gene encoding uncharacterized protein yields MSSSTHSSISSGSRGVPPALPPFNGPNLVPLNMVLTPKNLLKKHKLPTAAHLLTPTAPPGLDLSRPLLLYNTYNSVKVRGVSLKPSRDGSFTPVGPSIVIPDSYSGWFSIVGNDGQMASYYSTVEQVANAQVTFFLTRYDVPAYTSAEDADERIHYQKTVVQSGHVLKFMGIYEDLNVQRSNSRRPQDASSVFNCDKYAQCLNYRNEVVFLPFSASGRFYTTAHKKSKNPNHVYLMAHILKNHKLPITVRLVCGYMPRVPCSFTGLLRLEKQQKEAVILACTMTNEADATLFEIDVSSNFVLKPVKDPMFPKTPIFLKTVSYCEDEADAWRRQIKVTHHVTEKRSRSLTRSLSDKFVEPLTNVRPLSLSFLADPDKKKNREREKSLDGKPPPVFRDKSKDKTRDHKFREFRSREKQTEKTKFKYHDRSGSFNGFPLKDQILSKKNSDGRKVSKQNTYVLQNGKSSKHQEKKGDNEGSLISNRSVENVDYSRVIDDISPIPESGDEGENCYAEICDYGLRSPCISDRGPISLPNLSLFNERDEVSSNISKSSSRDNDSLKKRLLCKSKSANESIRSRLGILNRGSSLDRDSFISKEVISESRSSSVKSIAKINVVHSTTKVDQDNYITKESKMRTRSPSEKNCSKVSIVSTETNVIQHNFDNLNENFSDLSDSNENALDKDKVNEVYIIRVVVKDEEEDRMSTLTKSSSGGIYMKIRGFEVPKEELSNGITNGEVNNYDSVC; encoded by the exons ATGTCCTCCAGCACACATTCGTCCATATCCTCGGGGAGTAGGGGCGTGCCCCCTGCCCTGCCCCCTTTCAATGGGCCTAATCTAGTCCCTTTGAACATGGTTCTCACGCCGAAAAATCTCCTGAAAAAACACAAGCTGCCCACAGCAGCTCATCTTCTCACGCCCACGGCACCCCCGGGCCTGGATCTCTCACGCCCGCTTCTCCTCTACAATACTTACAATTCTGTCAAG gttcGAGGTGTATCCCTAAAGCCTAGCAGGGATGGTAGTTTCACTCCAGTTGGACCTTCTATTGTTATTCCAGATTCCTACTCAG GTTGGTTTTCTATTGTTGGCAATGACGGGCAAATGGCTTCGTATTACTCTACTGTGGAACAGGTAGCTAATGCTCAGGTGACCTTTTTCCTGACGCGGTACGATGTCCCTGCCTACACCAGTGCAGAGGATG CTGATGAGCGTATCCACTACCAAAAGACAGTTGTGCAGAGTGGCCATGTGTTAAAGTTTATGGGAATCTACGAAGACCTTAATGTACAAAGATCTAATAGCAGAAGGCCTCAGGACGCTTCTTCCGTCTTCAACTGTGACAAGTATGCTCAGTGTCTCAACTACAGAAATGAG GTGGTGTTCTTGCCGTTCTCGGCCTCAGGTCGTTTTTATACAACGGCCCACAAGAAAagcaagaacccaaaccacgtgtacCTGATGGCACATATCCTGAAGAACCACAAGTTACCCATAACCGTTAGGCTTGTGTGTGGATACATGCCCAGGGTGCCTTGTAGCTTCACTG GACTGCTACGGTTAGAGAAGCAGCAGAAAGAAGCTGTAATTTTGGCCTGTACGATGACCAACGAGGCTGACGCAACATTGTTCGAGATAGATGTATCTTCCAACTTTGTCCTGAAACCTGTTAAAGATCCAATGTTCCCCAAGACACCTATCTTCCTGAAGACTGTTTCATATTGCGAGGATGAAGCGGATGCCTGGCGGAGACAGATAAAG GTAACTCATCATGTGACTGAGAAGAGGTCAAGGTCATTGACCCGTTCATTGAGCGACAAATTTGTAGAGCCCCTGACTAATGTTCGTCCCCTGAGTCTGTCATTTTTGGCTGACCCTGACAAAAAGAAGAATCGCGAGAGAGAGAAGTCACTGGATGGCAAACCCCCACCGGTTTTCAGAGACAAGAGCAAGGACAAGACAAGGGATCACAAATTTAGGGAGTTCAGGAGCCGGGAAAAGCAAACGGAGAAGACAAAGTTCAAGTACCATGACAGAAGCGGAAGCTTCAATGGTTTTCCTTTGAAAGACCAAATCCTTTCAAAGAAGAACTCGGATGGCAGGAAAGTATCGAAGCAGAACACTTACGTTCTTCAGAATGGAAAGAGCTCCAAGCATCAAGAGAAAAAGGGAGATAATGAGGGTAGTCTCATCTCCAATAGGTCTGTAGAAAACGTGGACTATTCGCGTGTAATTGATGACATCAGTCCGATTCCTGAAAGCGGTGATGAGGGTGAAAACTGTTATGCAGAAATATGCGATTATGGACTAAGAAGTCCATGCATAAGTGACAGAGGACCCATAAGCTTACCGAATTTAAGTCTTTTTAATGAAAGAGATGAAGTTTCAAGTAATATTAGTAAATCCAGCTCAAGGGATAACGATTCTCTAAAAAAGCGACTCCTGTGTAAGAGTAAATCAGCAAATGAGAGTATTAGGTCCAGATTAGGTATTTTAAACCGGGGAAGTAGCTTAGACAGAGATAGTTTTATATCTAAGGAAGTCATCTCTGAAAGCAGATCCTCTAGTGTTAAAAGTATTGCAAAGATCAATGTTGTACACTCAACAACAAAGGTTGACCAGGACAATTATATCACAAAGGAGAGCAAGATGAGAACGAGGTCTCCGAGTGAGAAAAACTGCTCCAAAGTAAGCATCGTGAGCACTGAAACGAATGTCATTCAGCACAATTTTGACAACCTGAATGAGAACTTCTCTGATCTCTCTGATTCCAACGAGAATGCTCTGGACAAGGACAAAGTGAATGAAGTGTACATCATCAGGGTTGTTgtgaaggatgaggaggaggatagGATGTCCACTCTCACCAAAAGTAGTTCAGGGGGTATTTATATGAAAATCAGAGGATTTGAGGTTCCTAAAGAGGAGCTAAGTAATGGTATTACTAACGGTGAGGTCAACAATTATGATTCTGTGTGCTAG